The Lemur catta isolate mLemCat1 chromosome X, mLemCat1.pri, whole genome shotgun sequence genome has a window encoding:
- the SMIM10 gene encoding small integral membrane protein 10 has protein sequence MGGNIRPMAAVALSSLAVRLSRSTATRDSYRAFCKGLTRTLLTFFDLAWRLRMNFPYFYIVASVMLNVRLQVHI, from the coding sequence ATGGGAGGCAACATCAGGCCCATGGCGGCAGTGGCCCTGTCCAGTCTGGCGGTGCGGCTGTCGCGCTCAACCGCGACCCGCGACTCATACCGCGCCTTCTGCAAGGGGCTCACGCGCACGCTGCTCACCTTCTTCGACCTGGCCTGGCGGCTGCGCATGAACTTCCCCTACTTCTACATCGTGGCCTCGGTGATGCTCAACGTCCGCCTGCAGGTACATATTTAG